One Echeneis naucrates chromosome 16, fEcheNa1.1, whole genome shotgun sequence DNA window includes the following coding sequences:
- the kxd1 gene encoding kxDL motif-containing protein 1 translates to MAETTAASVFCGRMLSMVNSEDVNAIIQAQRHMLDRFEKTNEMLINFNGLSNVRLQQMNERFLLHTRTLVEMKKDLDSVFRRIRTLKGKIAKQYPEAFSNIHETPSLEDDDGEIDPVLPSGGTRIVTATSEQSTESCDTSPDVISPTVSRCSEDLSQEQPDTPTSDILDIAVLRDEGPDSVPAE, encoded by the exons ATGGCGGAGACCACAGCAGCCAGTGTTTTCTGCGGCAGGATGCTGAGCATGGTCAACTCTGAGGATGTCAACGCCATCATCCAGGCTCAGAGACACAT GCTTGACCGCTTTGAGAAAACCAATGAAATGCTGATCAACTTCAATGGGCTTTCTAATGTGCGACTGCAGCAGATGAATGAGCGCTTTCTGCTCCACACTCGCACGCTCGTTGAGATGAAGAAAGACTTAGACAGCGTTTTCAGGAGGATCAG GACCTTAAAAGGGAAGATTGCTAAGCAGTACCCCGAAGCTTTCAGCA acaTTCATGAAACACCAAGTttggaggatgatgatggtgagaTTGACCCGGTTCTCCCCAGTGGTGGAACAAGAATTGTAACAGCCACCTCAGAGCAGAGCACAGAGTCATGTGACACAAGTCCAGATGTGATTTCACCCACTGTGAGCAGATGTTCTGAAGATCTTTCCCAGGAGCAGCCTGACACGCCCACATCAGACATCCTGGACATCGCTGTTCTACGGGATGAAGGTCCGGATTCTGTACCCGCAGAATAA
- the sinhcaf gene encoding SIN3-HDAC complex-associated factor — protein MFGFHKPKMYRSLDGCCICRAKSSSSRFTDSKRYEKEFRSCFGLSETRSGEICNACVLLVKRWKKLPVGTKKNWNHVVDARGGPSLKITSRPKKIKSISKKARPSQISRLQKELKRNNSDAHSTTSSASPAQSPSYSNLSDDGSDTELSPGSSRSPVFSFLDLTYWKRQKVCCGIIYKGRFGEVLIDPQLFKPCCRNKRQQQQEEEEEDEEEEEDEEEVEVVEGQVGMDVGGQNSQEEEVKETATCEQNAEPAQLCVTTTTPPTRSVVVEEGW, from the exons ATGTTTGGCTTTCACAAGCCGAAAATGTACAGGAGTTTGGATGGCTGCTGCATCTGCCGTGCTAAGTCATCCAGCTCTCGTTTCACTGACAGCAAGCGCTATGAGAAGGAATTCAGGAGCTGCTTTGG ATTGAGTGAAACGCGATCTGGAGAAATCTGCAATGCCTGTGTGCTCCTGGTGAAACGATGGAAGAAGCTACCAGTGGGAACTAAGAAGAACTGGAACCAT GTAGTGGATGCCAGAGGAGGTCCCAGTTTAAAGATAACTTCCAGACCCAAGAAGATAAAGTCCATTTCAAAGAAGGCACGACCAAGCCAGATCAGCAGACTGCAAAAAGAGCTGAAAAGAAACA ATTCAGATGCTCACAGCACCACTTCAAGCGCCTCTCCGGCTCAGTCTCCCAGTTACAGCAACCTGTCGGATGACGGTTCAGACACTGAGCTCAGCCCAGGATCCAGCCGTTCACCAGTTTTCTCCTTTCTGGATCTCACCTACTGGAAGCG ACAAAAGGTGTGCTGTGGAATCATCTACAAGGGGCGCTTTGGTGAGGTGCTCATCGACCCACAATTATTCAAACCATGCTGCCGCAACAAacgacagcagcagcaagaggaggaggaagaagatgaggaagaggaagaggatgaggaagaagtGGAGGTAGTTGAAGGCCAAGTGGGCATGGATGTTGGTGGGCAAAATTcccaggaggaggaagtgaaggagacAGCAACATGTGAGCAAAATGCAGAGCCTGCTCAGTTATGTGTTACCACAACAACACCTCCAACCAGGAGCGTGGTGGTGGAGGAAGGGTGGTAA